The following proteins are encoded in a genomic region of Micropterus dolomieu isolate WLL.071019.BEF.003 ecotype Adirondacks linkage group LG04, ASM2129224v1, whole genome shotgun sequence:
- the gga3a gene encoding ADP-ribosylation factor-binding protein GGA3a isoform X3 — protein sequence MADDGESLESWLNKATNPSNRQEDWEYIMGFCDQINKELEGPQISVRLLAHKIQSPQEWEAMQALTVLEACMKNCGRRFHSEVGKFRFLNELIKVVSPKYLGDKVSERVKTKVIEMLYSWTTSLPEEAKISEAYQMLKAQGIVSVDPEIPLDATLIPSPSPRPKNPVFDDEKKSKRLSELLKSKNPQDLQEANRLIRNMVKEDEVRTQKATKQKSTLEAVNNSVKLLNEMLAHFSLEGSTGSEKELIRELYGDCDKLRQTVFQLATETEDNDGSLGDILQASDDLSHVINSYKKIVEGQTINGETEEAQQTQSSLRQGAGHTNRSEILIDLLGLDIQSISLQEQQPPPSSRSIPADLLCGSATDPQSPSPSTPSAALSLLDEELLSLGLNEPIPSKSTHGNLSNHLPSLENSSQDFDHFDTTSSSVPAFSTSSLLPDALSMAAPVSQTKSSSTASTLSFPGPVFSMPPVSTKSVSNTSVIFPQPLSSVLTTTAPPAISQTFSKGAPARSATTVSPQQVSISSAASHSPLTSLSHNLQDLALLDLGSPKNMPPGLMDFGSLLAKSEDLHTPATITSRVTSNTSTSLLLGRIQGGSTPPPANSQADDSPLLRSLSPILPLSHASPEKEVSLADVFVPLDVIKPSKVCPVTAYDKNGIRVLLHFATDCPAGRPDVLVMVASMLNTAPLPVRNIVLQAAVPKMMKVKLQSPSGTELAPFNPVLPPAAITQVMLFANPLKEKVRMRYKLTFMLGEQPHTEVGEVNEFPPADRWGAL from the exons ATGGCGGACGATGGCGAGTCGCTGGAGTCCTGGCTTA acAAAGCCACCAACCCTTCCAACAGACAGGAAGACTGGGAGTATATAATGGGATTCTGTGACCAAATCAATAAGGAGCTAGAAGG GCCACAAATATCAGTTAGACTGTTGGCTCACAAGATTCAGTCCCCTCAGGAATGGGAGGCGATGCAAGCATTAACG GTTCTTGAGGCTTGTATGAAGAACTGTGGGCGAAGGTTTCACAGTGAAGTTGGGAAATTTaggtttttaaatgaattaattaaggTTGTTTCACCTAAA TATCTAGGAGACAAAGTGTCAGAGAGAGTGAAGACAAAAGTGATTGAGATGCTGTACAGTTGGACTACGTCTTTACCAGAGGAAGCAAAGATCTCTGAAGCGTATCAGATGCTGAAGGCACAGG gtaTTGTTTCAGTTGACCCAGAAATTCCTCTTGATGCCACATTAATACCATCACCTTCTCCACGACCCAAGAATCCTGTGTTTGATGATGAGAAGAAGAGCAAG AGattgtcagagctgctgaagagcAAAAATCCTCAAGATCTGCAAGAGGCCAATCGGCTCATCAGGAACATGGTCAAAGAG gacGAGGTTAGAACACAGAAAGCGACAAAGCAAAAAAGCACACTGGAAGCAGTCAACAACAGCGTCAAACTCCTTAATGAGATGCTTGCTCACTTCAGTCTGGAAGGCTCCACGGGCAGCGAAAAGGAGCTCATTCGG GAGTTGTATGGTGATTGTGACAAGCTCAGGCAAACAGTGTTTCAGCTCGCTACTGAGACGGAGGATAATGATGGCAGCTTGG GAGACATTCTGCAGGCCAGTGATGACCTTTCCCATGTCATTAATTCCTATAAGAAGATTGTGGAAGGACAGACCATCAATGGAGAGACTGAAGAAGCCCAACAAACACAGTCATCACTCAGACAAG GCGCTGGTCACACAAACCGGTCAGAGATTCTGATTGACCTGCTGGGTCTGGACATCCAGAGCATCTCTCTACAGGAGCAGCAACCCCCGCCATCCTCTCGGTCTATTCCTGCTGACCTGCTGTGTGGGTCTGCCACTGACCCTCAGTCGCCCAGCCCCAGCACACCCTCTGCAGCACTCTCTCTGCTGGATGAAGAGCTTCTGTCTTTAG GCCTCAACGAACCTATTCCAAGTAAATCAACACATGGAAACCTGAGCAATCATTTGCCATCTTTAGAG AATTCCAGTCAggattttgatcattttgacaCCACCTCGTCTTCGGTTCCTGCCTTCTCTACATCTTCACTTCTTCCAGATGCCCTTTCTATGGCAGCCCCCGTTAGCCAAACCAAGTCTTCTTCAACTGCCTCTACATTAAGCTTCCCTGGGCCTGTCTTCTCCATGCCTCCGGTTTCTACAAAATCTGTCTCAAATACATCAGTTATATTCCCACAGCCCCTCAGTTCAGTATTGACCACCACGGCACCACCTGCCATTTCTCAAACATTCAGCAAAGGCGCGCCCGCTCGTTCAGCCACCACTGTCTCTCCACAACAGGTCTCCATTTCATCTGCAGCGTCCCACTCGCCTTTAACTTCTCTCAGTCACAATCTGCAAGACCTTGCCTTGCTGGATCTGGGCAGTCCTAAAAA TATGCCACCTGGTTTGATGGACTTTGGCAGCTTGTTGGCCAAGAGTGAGGATCTGCACACTCCTGCTACCATTACTTCTAGAGTCACCTCCAACACATCCACCTCATTGCTCCTTGGACGGATCCAAGGAGGGTCCACTCCCCCACCTGCCAATAGTCAGGCAGATGACAGCCCTCTGTTACGCTCTCTGTCCCCCATCCTCCCTCTGAGCCATGCCAGTCCAGAAAAAGAGGTGTCCCTGGCCGATGTCTTCGTTCCCTTGGATGTCATCAAGCCAA GCAAAGTGTGTCCTGTGACGGCATATGACAAAAATGGGATCCGTGTTCTGCTGCATTTTGCCACTGACTGTCCAGCAGGCAGACCTGATGTACTGGTGATGGTGGCATCCATGCTTAACACAGCCCCGCTGCCTGTCAGGAACATTGTTCTGCAGGCTGCTGTGCCCAAG ATGATGAAAGTGAAACTGCAATCACCCTCAGGGACAGAGCTGGCCCCTTTTAACCCAGTCCTTCCCCCCGCTGCCATCACTCAGGTTATGCTATTTGCAAATCCTCTCAAG GAAAAGGTTCGGATGAGATACAAACTGACATTCATGCTGGGAGAGCAGCCACACACGGAAGTGGGGGAGGTGAATGAGTTCCCGCCTGCTGACAGATGGGGGGCTCTATAG
- the gga3a gene encoding ADP-ribosylation factor-binding protein GGA3a isoform X1, which translates to MADDGESLESWLNKATNPSNRQEDWEYIMGFCDQINKELEGPQISVRLLAHKIQSPQEWEAMQALTVLEACMKNCGRRFHSEVGKFRFLNELIKVVSPKYLGDKVSERVKTKVIEMLYSWTTSLPEEAKISEAYQMLKAQGIVSVDPEIPLDATLIPSPSPRPKNPVFDDEKKSKRLSELLKSKNPQDLQEANRLIRNMVKEDEVRTQKATKQKSTLEAVNNSVKLLNEMLAHFSLEGSTGSEKELIRELYGDCDKLRQTVFQLATETEDNDGSLGDILQASDDLSHVINSYKKIVEGQTINGETEEAQQTQSSLRQGAGHTNRSEILIDLLGLDIQSISLQEQQPPPSSRSIPADLLCGSATDPQSPSPSTPSAALSLLDEELLSLGLNEPIPSKSTHGNLSNHLPSLECFYYHVFQNSSQDFDHFDTTSSSVPAFSTSSLLPDALSMAAPVSQTKSSSTASTLSFPGPVFSMPPVSTKSVSNTSVIFPQPLSSVLTTTAPPAISQTFSKGAPARSATTVSPQQVSISSAASHSPLTSLSHNLQDLALLDLGSPKNMPPGLMDFGSLLAKSEDLHTPATITSRVTSNTSTSLLLGRIQGGSTPPPANSQADDSPLLRSLSPILPLSHASPEKEVSLADVFVPLDVIKPSKVCPVTAYDKNGIRVLLHFATDCPAGRPDVLVMVASMLNTAPLPVRNIVLQAAVPKMMKVKLQSPSGTELAPFNPVLPPAAITQVMLFANPLKEKVRMRYKLTFMLGEQPHTEVGEVNEFPPADRWGAL; encoded by the exons ATGGCGGACGATGGCGAGTCGCTGGAGTCCTGGCTTA acAAAGCCACCAACCCTTCCAACAGACAGGAAGACTGGGAGTATATAATGGGATTCTGTGACCAAATCAATAAGGAGCTAGAAGG GCCACAAATATCAGTTAGACTGTTGGCTCACAAGATTCAGTCCCCTCAGGAATGGGAGGCGATGCAAGCATTAACG GTTCTTGAGGCTTGTATGAAGAACTGTGGGCGAAGGTTTCACAGTGAAGTTGGGAAATTTaggtttttaaatgaattaattaaggTTGTTTCACCTAAA TATCTAGGAGACAAAGTGTCAGAGAGAGTGAAGACAAAAGTGATTGAGATGCTGTACAGTTGGACTACGTCTTTACCAGAGGAAGCAAAGATCTCTGAAGCGTATCAGATGCTGAAGGCACAGG gtaTTGTTTCAGTTGACCCAGAAATTCCTCTTGATGCCACATTAATACCATCACCTTCTCCACGACCCAAGAATCCTGTGTTTGATGATGAGAAGAAGAGCAAG AGattgtcagagctgctgaagagcAAAAATCCTCAAGATCTGCAAGAGGCCAATCGGCTCATCAGGAACATGGTCAAAGAG gacGAGGTTAGAACACAGAAAGCGACAAAGCAAAAAAGCACACTGGAAGCAGTCAACAACAGCGTCAAACTCCTTAATGAGATGCTTGCTCACTTCAGTCTGGAAGGCTCCACGGGCAGCGAAAAGGAGCTCATTCGG GAGTTGTATGGTGATTGTGACAAGCTCAGGCAAACAGTGTTTCAGCTCGCTACTGAGACGGAGGATAATGATGGCAGCTTGG GAGACATTCTGCAGGCCAGTGATGACCTTTCCCATGTCATTAATTCCTATAAGAAGATTGTGGAAGGACAGACCATCAATGGAGAGACTGAAGAAGCCCAACAAACACAGTCATCACTCAGACAAG GCGCTGGTCACACAAACCGGTCAGAGATTCTGATTGACCTGCTGGGTCTGGACATCCAGAGCATCTCTCTACAGGAGCAGCAACCCCCGCCATCCTCTCGGTCTATTCCTGCTGACCTGCTGTGTGGGTCTGCCACTGACCCTCAGTCGCCCAGCCCCAGCACACCCTCTGCAGCACTCTCTCTGCTGGATGAAGAGCTTCTGTCTTTAG GCCTCAACGAACCTATTCCAAGTAAATCAACACATGGAAACCTGAGCAATCATTTGCCATCTTTAGAG tgtttttattaccatGTATTCCAGAATTCCAGTCAggattttgatcattttgacaCCACCTCGTCTTCGGTTCCTGCCTTCTCTACATCTTCACTTCTTCCAGATGCCCTTTCTATGGCAGCCCCCGTTAGCCAAACCAAGTCTTCTTCAACTGCCTCTACATTAAGCTTCCCTGGGCCTGTCTTCTCCATGCCTCCGGTTTCTACAAAATCTGTCTCAAATACATCAGTTATATTCCCACAGCCCCTCAGTTCAGTATTGACCACCACGGCACCACCTGCCATTTCTCAAACATTCAGCAAAGGCGCGCCCGCTCGTTCAGCCACCACTGTCTCTCCACAACAGGTCTCCATTTCATCTGCAGCGTCCCACTCGCCTTTAACTTCTCTCAGTCACAATCTGCAAGACCTTGCCTTGCTGGATCTGGGCAGTCCTAAAAA TATGCCACCTGGTTTGATGGACTTTGGCAGCTTGTTGGCCAAGAGTGAGGATCTGCACACTCCTGCTACCATTACTTCTAGAGTCACCTCCAACACATCCACCTCATTGCTCCTTGGACGGATCCAAGGAGGGTCCACTCCCCCACCTGCCAATAGTCAGGCAGATGACAGCCCTCTGTTACGCTCTCTGTCCCCCATCCTCCCTCTGAGCCATGCCAGTCCAGAAAAAGAGGTGTCCCTGGCCGATGTCTTCGTTCCCTTGGATGTCATCAAGCCAA GCAAAGTGTGTCCTGTGACGGCATATGACAAAAATGGGATCCGTGTTCTGCTGCATTTTGCCACTGACTGTCCAGCAGGCAGACCTGATGTACTGGTGATGGTGGCATCCATGCTTAACACAGCCCCGCTGCCTGTCAGGAACATTGTTCTGCAGGCTGCTGTGCCCAAG ATGATGAAAGTGAAACTGCAATCACCCTCAGGGACAGAGCTGGCCCCTTTTAACCCAGTCCTTCCCCCCGCTGCCATCACTCAGGTTATGCTATTTGCAAATCCTCTCAAG GAAAAGGTTCGGATGAGATACAAACTGACATTCATGCTGGGAGAGCAGCCACACACGGAAGTGGGGGAGGTGAATGAGTTCCCGCCTGCTGACAGATGGGGGGCTCTATAG
- the gga3a gene encoding ADP-ribosylation factor-binding protein GGA3a isoform X2, which produces MGFCDQINKELEGPQISVRLLAHKIQSPQEWEAMQALTVLEACMKNCGRRFHSEVGKFRFLNELIKVVSPKYLGDKVSERVKTKVIEMLYSWTTSLPEEAKISEAYQMLKAQGIVSVDPEIPLDATLIPSPSPRPKNPVFDDEKKSKRLSELLKSKNPQDLQEANRLIRNMVKEDEVRTQKATKQKSTLEAVNNSVKLLNEMLAHFSLEGSTGSEKELIRELYGDCDKLRQTVFQLATETEDNDGSLGDILQASDDLSHVINSYKKIVEGQTINGETEEAQQTQSSLRQGAGHTNRSEILIDLLGLDIQSISLQEQQPPPSSRSIPADLLCGSATDPQSPSPSTPSAALSLLDEELLSLGLNEPIPSKSTHGNLSNHLPSLECFYYHVFQNSSQDFDHFDTTSSSVPAFSTSSLLPDALSMAAPVSQTKSSSTASTLSFPGPVFSMPPVSTKSVSNTSVIFPQPLSSVLTTTAPPAISQTFSKGAPARSATTVSPQQVSISSAASHSPLTSLSHNLQDLALLDLGSPKNMPPGLMDFGSLLAKSEDLHTPATITSRVTSNTSTSLLLGRIQGGSTPPPANSQADDSPLLRSLSPILPLSHASPEKEVSLADVFVPLDVIKPSKVCPVTAYDKNGIRVLLHFATDCPAGRPDVLVMVASMLNTAPLPVRNIVLQAAVPKMMKVKLQSPSGTELAPFNPVLPPAAITQVMLFANPLKEKVRMRYKLTFMLGEQPHTEVGEVNEFPPADRWGAL; this is translated from the exons ATGGGATTCTGTGACCAAATCAATAAGGAGCTAGAAGG GCCACAAATATCAGTTAGACTGTTGGCTCACAAGATTCAGTCCCCTCAGGAATGGGAGGCGATGCAAGCATTAACG GTTCTTGAGGCTTGTATGAAGAACTGTGGGCGAAGGTTTCACAGTGAAGTTGGGAAATTTaggtttttaaatgaattaattaaggTTGTTTCACCTAAA TATCTAGGAGACAAAGTGTCAGAGAGAGTGAAGACAAAAGTGATTGAGATGCTGTACAGTTGGACTACGTCTTTACCAGAGGAAGCAAAGATCTCTGAAGCGTATCAGATGCTGAAGGCACAGG gtaTTGTTTCAGTTGACCCAGAAATTCCTCTTGATGCCACATTAATACCATCACCTTCTCCACGACCCAAGAATCCTGTGTTTGATGATGAGAAGAAGAGCAAG AGattgtcagagctgctgaagagcAAAAATCCTCAAGATCTGCAAGAGGCCAATCGGCTCATCAGGAACATGGTCAAAGAG gacGAGGTTAGAACACAGAAAGCGACAAAGCAAAAAAGCACACTGGAAGCAGTCAACAACAGCGTCAAACTCCTTAATGAGATGCTTGCTCACTTCAGTCTGGAAGGCTCCACGGGCAGCGAAAAGGAGCTCATTCGG GAGTTGTATGGTGATTGTGACAAGCTCAGGCAAACAGTGTTTCAGCTCGCTACTGAGACGGAGGATAATGATGGCAGCTTGG GAGACATTCTGCAGGCCAGTGATGACCTTTCCCATGTCATTAATTCCTATAAGAAGATTGTGGAAGGACAGACCATCAATGGAGAGACTGAAGAAGCCCAACAAACACAGTCATCACTCAGACAAG GCGCTGGTCACACAAACCGGTCAGAGATTCTGATTGACCTGCTGGGTCTGGACATCCAGAGCATCTCTCTACAGGAGCAGCAACCCCCGCCATCCTCTCGGTCTATTCCTGCTGACCTGCTGTGTGGGTCTGCCACTGACCCTCAGTCGCCCAGCCCCAGCACACCCTCTGCAGCACTCTCTCTGCTGGATGAAGAGCTTCTGTCTTTAG GCCTCAACGAACCTATTCCAAGTAAATCAACACATGGAAACCTGAGCAATCATTTGCCATCTTTAGAG tgtttttattaccatGTATTCCAGAATTCCAGTCAggattttgatcattttgacaCCACCTCGTCTTCGGTTCCTGCCTTCTCTACATCTTCACTTCTTCCAGATGCCCTTTCTATGGCAGCCCCCGTTAGCCAAACCAAGTCTTCTTCAACTGCCTCTACATTAAGCTTCCCTGGGCCTGTCTTCTCCATGCCTCCGGTTTCTACAAAATCTGTCTCAAATACATCAGTTATATTCCCACAGCCCCTCAGTTCAGTATTGACCACCACGGCACCACCTGCCATTTCTCAAACATTCAGCAAAGGCGCGCCCGCTCGTTCAGCCACCACTGTCTCTCCACAACAGGTCTCCATTTCATCTGCAGCGTCCCACTCGCCTTTAACTTCTCTCAGTCACAATCTGCAAGACCTTGCCTTGCTGGATCTGGGCAGTCCTAAAAA TATGCCACCTGGTTTGATGGACTTTGGCAGCTTGTTGGCCAAGAGTGAGGATCTGCACACTCCTGCTACCATTACTTCTAGAGTCACCTCCAACACATCCACCTCATTGCTCCTTGGACGGATCCAAGGAGGGTCCACTCCCCCACCTGCCAATAGTCAGGCAGATGACAGCCCTCTGTTACGCTCTCTGTCCCCCATCCTCCCTCTGAGCCATGCCAGTCCAGAAAAAGAGGTGTCCCTGGCCGATGTCTTCGTTCCCTTGGATGTCATCAAGCCAA GCAAAGTGTGTCCTGTGACGGCATATGACAAAAATGGGATCCGTGTTCTGCTGCATTTTGCCACTGACTGTCCAGCAGGCAGACCTGATGTACTGGTGATGGTGGCATCCATGCTTAACACAGCCCCGCTGCCTGTCAGGAACATTGTTCTGCAGGCTGCTGTGCCCAAG ATGATGAAAGTGAAACTGCAATCACCCTCAGGGACAGAGCTGGCCCCTTTTAACCCAGTCCTTCCCCCCGCTGCCATCACTCAGGTTATGCTATTTGCAAATCCTCTCAAG GAAAAGGTTCGGATGAGATACAAACTGACATTCATGCTGGGAGAGCAGCCACACACGGAAGTGGGGGAGGTGAATGAGTTCCCGCCTGCTGACAGATGGGGGGCTCTATAG